The Tumebacillus sp. BK434 genome segment GTCCATGCACGCCCGCAGCTGGCGACCGCGTATGTGGAAGCGACCAATGATTTTGAGCGCGCGATTATCGCGATCTACCAGCAACTGCTCGGCATCGAAGGCGTCGGCATCCACGACAGTTTCTTCCAACTGGGCGGCAACTCGCTGCTCGGCACGCAGCTCGTCTCGCGCCTGCGCAGCGTCTTCGGCATCGACGTGCCGCTGCGCACGCTGTTCGAAGCGGAGACGGCAGCCGAGCTCGCCGCCGCCGTCCAAGCCAAAGGCGGCGTCGTCTCCGGCACTGCTAGCGCCGTTCCGGCCGCGCCACAGATCCCGCGCCGACCGGAAGGCGCCGTGCCGCTCACGTTCGCCCAAGAGCGCATCTGGGTGATGGAACAGCTCGAACCGGGCGGAGCTGCCTACAACATTCCGCTCGCTGTGGAGATGCACGGGCAGCTCGACCTGACCATCCTCACCCGCTGCATCAACGAAGTGATCGCCCGCCACGAGACGCTGCGCACCACGTTCAAGGCGGCCGGCGGCCAACCGGTCGTCGAATTCTCGGCGGAGCTGAAGATCGAAGTCGGCCTCGAAGACCTGACCGGCGTAGGCGTTGCGGAGCGCAGCGCAGCCGAAAACAGCTGTGCCTTCGACCTGGCCCGCCAGCCGTTCGATCTGTCAAACGGCCCGCTGCTGCGCGCGACGGCGATCCGCACGGCGGCAGACCGCCATGTGCTCGTGCTGATCATCCATCACATCATCGCCGACGGCTGGTCGCTCGGGGTGCTGATCCGCGAGATCGCCGCGCTGTATGAGGCGTTCTCCCAAGGCCAGCCTTCTCCGCTCGCCGAGCTTGCCATTCAATACAGCGACTTCGCGCATTGGCAGAAGACGCCGGAGCAGCAGGCGGCGCTCGATGAACATCTGGTGTACTGGAAAGAGCAGCTCAGCGGCTCGATCGAACCGCTCGCGCTGCCGACCGACCGTCCGCGTCCGGCCAACCAGACCTTCACCGGGGCGACCGAGTCGTTCACCATCTCCGGCGAAGTGACGTCCGCGCTGCAGACCTTGAGCGCGCAAGAAGGCGCCACGCTGTTCATGACGCTGCTCGCCGCCTACAAGGCGCTGCTCGCCCGCTACACCGGCCAGACCGACATCCTGATCGGCTCGCCGGTCGCCGGACGCAGCCGGCGCGAAGTGGAAGACCTGATCGGCGTCTTCATCAACACGCTCGTCCTGCGCAGCCAGGCGGAAGCGGACACCACGTTCCGCGCTTTCCTGCAAAACGTGCGTCAGACCACGCTCGACGCGATGGCACACAGCGAACTGCCGTTCGAAAAACTGGTCGAAGAGCTGCAGCCGGAGCGCAACACCGCCTATTCGCCGCTGTTCCAGGCGATGTTCAACATGCTGAACCAGCCGCTCACTCTGACCATGCCGGGCCTGACGCTCGATTCGAAAGAGCTCAATGCGGGCACAGCGAAATTTGACATCACCTTGACGATGCGCGAGACGGACAGCGGTCTCTACGGGGAGTGGGAATACAACACCGACCTGTTCGAAGCGGCGACGATCAACCGGATGATCGAGCACTTCCAGACCCTGCTTGCCGCCATCGCGGCACACCCGGAGCAGACGCTTGCCACCCTGCCGCTCCTGAGCGCAGCCGAGCAGCAGATCATGCTCCTCGACTGGAACAACACGGGCGCGGCTGCTGACGAAGCGGTCTGCATCCACCGCCTGTTCGAACAGCAGGTCGAACGCACGCCCGATGCGACTGCGCTGGTGTTTGAAGGCCGCGAGCTGACCTTCCGCGACCTGAACAACCGCGCCAACCACGTCGCCCGCGAACTGCAGGCGCTCGGCGTCGGCCCGGACGATCTCGTCGGCATTTACATGGAACGCTCGCCGGAGATGATGACCGCGCTGCTTGCCGTGCACAAAGCAGGCGGCGGCTACCTTCCGCTCGACCCGAGCTATCCGCAGGACCGCCTGGCCTTTATGATCGAAGACGCCGCGCCGAAAGTGCTGTTGACCCAGGCCGCGCTTGCCGGACAACTGCCGCCGCATGCGGCGCAGGTGCTGCAAGTCACCGCCAAGACGCCGGAGGGCGAACTGCCGAACCCGGCCAGCGCGGCAGAGCCGGAGCATCTCGCCTACATCATCTACACCTCCGGCTCGACCGGCAAACCGAAAGGCGTCATGGTTGAGCACCGCCATGCATACCGCTTCTTCCTCGGCATGGACGGTGCGGTCGGCTGTGGGGCCGGGGACGCGATGCTCGCCGTCACGTCGATCGGCTTTGACATCTCGGTGCTCGAACTGTTCTGGACGCTGACCCGCGGTGCGAAAGTCGTGCTGATGACCGAACAGGAAGTGATCGAAGCGGGCGTGTCGTTCAGCGACTATTCGCTGAAAAAGCAACTCGTGCGCCACCGCGCGACGATGCTGCAATGCACCCCGTCGCTGATGGGCATGATCACCGCAACACCGGAAGGCATCAGCGCTCTGCACGGCTTGCATAAAATCCTGCTCGGCGGCGAAGCGATGCCGCTGGCGCTGGCCCGCCTGCTGAAGACGGAGACAGACGCGCGCCTGTTCAACATGTACGGGCCGACCGAAGCGACCGTCTGGGCGACGGTGTACGAAGTGACCGCGCCGGAAGCTTTGACGACCATCCCGCTCGGCCGCCCGATCACCGGCTACACGCTGTACATTTTGAACGAACAGCTTCAACCGGCGCCGGTCGGCGTCGGCGGCGAACTGCACATCGGCGGCGCCGGCGTCACGCGCGGCTATCTTGGCCGCCCGGAGCTGACGGCAGAACGCTTCATCCCGAATCCGTACGGCGACGGCCTGCTCTACAAGACGGGCGACCTCGCCGCCTACCTGCCGGACGGGTCGGTCAAGTTCCTCGGCCGCCTCGACCATCAGGTGAAAGTGCGCGGCTACCGCATTGAGCTGGGCGAGATCGAAACGCGCCTCGCCGAGCATGCGACGATCCGCGAAGCGGTCGTCATCGCCCGCGACAACAACCTGATCGCCTACGTGGTCACAGAAGACGGACTCGAACCGCAGAGCGCCGATCTGCGCGCCCTGTTGCGCGAGACCTTGCCCGACTACATGGTGCCGTCGGCGTTCGTGCATCTCGAAGCGATGCCGCTTACGCCAAACGGCAAAGTCGACCGCAAAGCGCTGCCGGCAGTAGACGGCGTCGGCCTCAGCGCCGAGCAAGCGTACGTTCCGCCGTCGACCCCGCTGGAATTCGCCTTGACCACGATCTGGAGCGAAGTGCTGCGCGCCGATAAAATCGGCGTCCAAGACGACTTCTTCGCCCACGGCGGCCATTCGCTGCTGGCGACGCAGCTCGTCTCGCGGATCATCTCCGATCTGGGCCTGACGATCACGCTGCGCGACGTGTTCAACAACCCGACCCTGCGCGACATGGCGCGCCTGTTGCAGAACCGGACGGAAGGCACGACGGCCGAACTGGCGCCGGTGCTGCCGGGCTCCCGCGAACGGGAGCGCGACGCCTCCTACTCGCAGCAGCGCCTCTGGTTCCTCGAACAGCTGGAGCCGGACAATGTGGCGCACAACGTGCCGGAGATCCTGCGCATCCAAGGCAAGCTCGATCTCGAGATAGTCGAGCGAAGCTTGCAGGCGATGTTCCGCCGCCACGACAGTCTGCGCACCAACTTCATCGACCGCGACGGGCAGGCGATGCAGGTGGTCGAGCCGGCCGACACGTTCAAATTCGCCTTGAACGTCATCGACCTGACCCATCTGCCGTACGAAGCGCGCGATGCTGAAGCGCAGCGCATCGCGGAAGAGGTGACCAACACGCCGTTCGACTTGAGTCAAGACCTGCTGCTGCACTTGAAGCTGGTCAAGATCAGCGACGAAGAGTATGTGGCGGCACCGGTCTTCCACCACATCATCACCGACGCCTGGTCGATGGGCGTGTTCTTTACGGAGATGCAGGCGCACTTCGAAGCGTTCACCGCCGGGCAGGAGCCTGACCTGCCGGAGCCTGTTCTGCAATTCTCCGACTACGCGGTTTGGCACCGCGACTGGCTGGAAGGGGAGAGCCTGCAGGCGCAGCTGGCATTCTGGCAAGAGCGGCTCAAAGGCGACCTGCCCGTGCTGCAGCTGCCGTCCGACCGTCCGCGCCCGCAAGAGCGCACGCACGAAGGCAGCCACCACTCGCTGCATCTGTCGGTCGAGCTGACCCAGAAGCTGCACCAGCTCTGCAAGCAGGAAGGCACGACGATGTACATGACCCTGCTCACCGCGTACAAGACGCTGTTGCACCTGTACTCCGGGCAGACCGACATCCTCGTCGGCTCGCCGATCGCCAACCGTCAGAAAAAAGAGCTGGAAGGGCTGATCGGCTTCTTCGTCAACACGCTGGTCATGCGCACCGAGCTCTCGCCGGAGCTGACTTTCCGCGAACTCCTGCAGCGCGTGCGGAACCTGGCGCTCGACGCCTATGCCAACCAGGACGTGCCGTTTGAAAAACTGGTCGAGAAGCTGGCGCCGAAGCGCAGCCTCAGCCACTCGCCGATCTTCCAGACCATGTTCACCTTGCAAAACCCGCACCGGGGCGGTGCGCAGAGCCTGCAGATGCCGGGCATGTCGGCGGAAGCGGCCGGCCTGAAGCTCACCCGCCTCGGCGTTGAGAAAAAAGCGGCCCAGTTCGACATTCAGCTGCTGATGGCCGATGGCGCAGACGGCCTGCGCGCCGAGTTCGAATACGCGACCGACCTGTTTGACGAAGCGACGATCGCCCGCATGGCCGAGCACTTCGAACGCTTGCTGCAGCATATCGTCGACGCGCCAGATGCCAAGCTGACCCACCTGCATCCGTTCACCGACGGGGAAGCGGAGCGGCTGTTTGCGAAGCGCTCGATCCACCTGCCGCAAGCGGAGCAGCGGCAACCGGCTGCCAAACCGGCCTTCCTTGCGCCGCGCACGCCGCTGGAAGCCGAACTGGCCGACATTTTCAAAGCGGTCTTCAGCTTCGAGAAGATCGGCGTGCACGATGACTTCTTCGAGCTCGGCGGACACTCGCTGCTCGCCACGCGCGCCGTCGCGCGGATCAATCAGCAGTTTGACGTGCGCCTGCCGCTGCGCGCCTTGTTCGAAGCGCCGACCATCGCTGAGCTCGCCGCGCTGATCGAAGCGGGTGGCAGCGCCTCCCAAGCGCCGGAGCTGACCCCGATTCTGCCGGTGCCGCGCGACAGCCATCTGCCGCTGTCGTTCGCGCAGGAGCGCCTCTGGTTCCTCGACCAGCTCCAGCCGGGCACCGCGCTGTACAACATCCCGGTCGCGCTGCGCCTGCAAGGGACGCTCGATGAAGATGCGCTTTTGCAGAGCTTCCAGGCGGTGATCCACCGCCACGAGTCGCTGCGCACGACGTTCCACAACGCCGCGGGCCAGCCGAAGCAGGTGATCGCCGAGACGCTGCCGCTTTCGATGCCGGTGCTGTCTGTCGCCAACGAAGCGGAAGCCCGCCTGCTGGCGAAGGCGGAGGCCGAGCAGCCGTTCGATCTGCTCCACGGACCGCTCCTGCGCGTGAAGCTCTTGCGCATCACAGAAGACGACCATCTGCTCGTTGTCACCATGCACCACATCATCACCGATGAGTGGTCGATGGGCATCCTGATCGATGAGATGGCCGCCTGCTACCGCGACTATGCGGCAGGCAATACGCCATTCCCGATGGAGCTGCCGGTGCAGTATGCCGACTATGCGGCGTGGCAGCGCGAGCGCCTGCAAGGAGAGTACATGCAACAAGAACTCGGGTACTGGAAACAGCAGCTCGGCGGTCAACGTGCCGTCCTGCAGCTGCCGACTGACTACCCGCGCCCGGCGGTGCTGACCAACGAAGGCGCCAGCATCTCCTTCTCGCTGAGCGAAGAGCTGACAGAACAGTTGAACCTGCTCAGCCGTCAGGAAGGCGCGACGTTGTACATGACGCTGCTCTCCGCGTTTAACACCTTGCTCTACCGGTACACGGGCCAGGAGGACATCTTCGTCGGCTCGCCGATCTCCGTGCGGGGTCGGGAAGAGGTGGAGCCGTTGATCGGCTTCTTCGTCAACACGCTGGTGCTGCGCACCGACCTGAGCGGCATGCCGAGCTTCCGCAGCCTGCTCGCCCGCGTCCGCCAAACGGCGCTGGATGCGTATGCGCATCAGGAAGTGCCGTTTGAGAAGCTGGTCGAAGAGCTCCAGCCGGAGCGTTCGATGAACGTGTCGCCGCTGTTCCAAGTCCTGTTCACGTTGCAAAACACGCCGCGCGGCACCTTGGAAGCGCAAGGACTGCGCCTGACGCCGGAGCCGCTCGACAGCCAGACGGCGAAGTTCGAGCTGAGCCTGACGATGATCGAGACGGCAGACGGCTTGACGGCGATGCTCGAATACAACACCGACTTGTTCGCGGCCGACACTATCGAACGCATGGCCGGACATTTCGAAACGTTGCTCCAAGACATCGCCGCGCGTCCCGATGCAACGCTCGTCGACCTGCAGCTGCTCACAGTGGCAGAAGAGCAGCAACTGCTCCACGAGTGGACGGAGATCCAAGCGCCGCCGTCCGAGCTGAAGTGCTTCCATCAGCTCTTCGCCGAACAAGCGGCCCGCACGCCGGACGCGGAAGCGGTGATCACGGCGACAGAACGCCTGACCTACCGCGAGCTCGACGAGCGCGCCAACCGTCTGGCGCACTACCTGCAAAAGCAAGGCGTCGCGCCGGAATCGCTGGTCGCGCTCTGCCTGGAGCGCACCACGTGGATGATCACCGCCGTGCTTGCCGTACTGAAGGCGGGCGGCGCTTATGTGCCGATCGACCCGACCTATCCGCCGGATCGCATCGCCACGATGCTTGGCGTCTGCACGCCGCCGCTCCTGCTCACCGATCAGGACACGGTGTGGGAGACGGAAGCCCGAGTTCTGCAGCTGGCAGATCTCACCGCGGCGTTGGAAGCGGAGCCGGCACACTGCCCGCCGAGCAGCGTGCAGCCGCATAACCTCGCCTATATCATCTTCACCTCCGGCACGACCGGCGTGCCCAAAGGCGTGATGATCCAGCACGATACGCTGCATACGGTCAGTGAGAGCTGGTCCGGACAGTATGGCATGGACGCGTACAGCCCGCGCAGCCTGCAGGTGTCGTCGATGTCGTTTGACGTCTTCGTCTGTGACATGATCCTCTCGCTGCTCACCGGCGGCGCGCTGGTGATCTGCCCGAACGAGACCCGCCTGGATCTCGACGGACTGTACCGGTTGATGCAAGAAGAAAAAGTCGAACTGCTCAACGCCACGCCGGGCTTGGTCGTGCCGCTGCTGGAGCACATCTGGCAGCACCACCTGCCGCTTGGCGACTTGAAGCTGGTGCTGGTCGGCTCCGACGCGTTCGCTGCGGCCGACTATGTCACGCTGCTGGAGCGCTTTGGCGACCGCGTCCGCATCGCCAACTGCTA includes the following:
- a CDS encoding non-ribosomal peptide synthetase/type I polyketide synthase, producing MADFYVFPVSFSQQRLWFLDQLMPGSPAYNLAAALRMEGVLNREALERTLKEIVNRHESLRTVFGLEDGQPVQKIFADCEQELPMIDLQQLPDAVRRTEAERLTAEEALRPFDLETGPLLRTTLLQVDEQEHVLLITMHHIISDGWSIGILVSELKALYTAFANGEASPLPELEFQYAEFSDWQQEALQGDFLDEDLGYWRDKLAGNLPVLQLPTDRPRPSQPTDKGGALKVRLSKELTERLKESGRTERATLFMTLLAAYQVFLHRYTGQEDILVGSPTAGRYLAEVEGLIGFFVNNLVMRGDLSGAPTFGEFLAQVRQTALDAFTHEKVPFEMLVKELQPERNMSTTPLFQTMFTLNAPLASLELPGLQVTRLELESPGVKFDLLLEMVEEAEGLVCIWEYKSELFDAETIARMAANFTVLLEGIAADPSQKIADLPLMTEAERLQVVETWNATARDYPQHALLHELFEQQAERTPDAVALVFEGETLTYRELNERANALASRLVQLGVQPDTFVGVCMERSLELVVSLYGVLKAGAAYVPVDPTLPAERVAYLLEDSQVNVVLTQQKVAGELPVVKGALLIAVDAEDWSQDSTANPGVPITADHLAYMIYTSGSTGKPKGAMIPHRGVVNRLLWMQDEYGLTADDTVLQKTPMSFDVSVWEFFWPLLFGARMVVARPEGHKDSAYLRDLIKAQGITTLHFVPSMFQIFVEESGLEACTSLRRIFCSGEALPFDLQQRSFSRLPHVELHNLYGPTEASIDVSYWACEQDTTRLTVPIGRPVANTQLYVLDAGLRLVPIGVAGELHIGGVQLARGYHNRQELTAEKFIDNPFGDGKLYKTGDLVRFLADGVIEYLGRLDHQVKIRGFRIELGEIEALLALQENVREAVVMAKGDTLAAFVVAEAGVTAQDLRRSLQEQLPAYMVPNTFTFLPEIPTTPNGKADRKALLDLVLAEKRPEQEYVQPQSDLEQKIATIWQDVLGVERVGLYDNFFDLGGHSLLIMQVHRRLQEEHAFEITVVQMFQYPTVSMLADYLSQQTKADDSAKPDRAELRKAARSTGRNDIAVIGLAGRFPGANDVQEFWENLRDGVESITHFTEEELIAEGHDPQMLQAPNYVKAAAVLENIEWFDADFFGINPREAEIMDPQHRIFLETAWQALESAGYDSEAYDGSISVYAGTGLSHYLLFNLLPNQEVLASVGQMPVLIGNGTDHLAARVAYKLNLKGASLGVSTACSTALVSIHMACQSLLNGECDMAMAGGVSVAVPQKNGYFHVEGGISSPDGHCRAFDADAQGTVPGSGTGVVVLKRLDDALRDGDHIMAVVKGSAVNNDGSQKVGYTAPSVEGQAAVISEALAIADVHPESVSYIEAHGTATPLGDPIEMTALTQAYRKHTEATNYCAVGSVKSNIGHLDAGAGAAGFIKTVLSLYNEEMPPSLHFKRPNPKVDWERSPFFVNTQLRDWSRGEEPRRAAVSSFGLGGNNAHAVLEEAPLQVSGPTARAAQLLLLSAKTEGALEAATANLKAHLQKHPEQNFADVIYTLQAGRRSFEHRRAIVVSGREDAMEVLDTLPPRRLLNGYRHPMAPARPVAFLFAGTGDHYVNMASELYKTEPTFKQHVDRCSELLMPHLGLDLRDILYPEAISAERDSDSDQPTSVSAPAFDLRKMLRRDGESNPHADKLNRTEYAHPALFVIEYALTQLLQEWGIRPQALIGYSLGEYVAACVAGVFSLEDALALVAKRAKLIQALPNGSMLAVPMSPADLEPLLGDTLSLATINTPNHCVVSGPTEAVAALEQQLLGRQIACLRVQSSHAFHSQMLAPIAGEFAALVQSFQPQAPHTPFVSNVTGTWITAEEATDPFYWARHMCQTVRFADGVTALCEDPNLLLLEIGPGQTLTSFALQQLADRIVLPTLRPSYEKRSDLQFLLGTLGQLWLTGVPLDWQGLYTHEQRLRVPLPTYPFERKRYWIDAKPQRAAAAAAQHALQQTGETAAPQAQASQAVHARPQLATAYVEATNDFERAIIAIYQQLLGIEGVGIHDSFFQLGGNSLLGTQLVSRLRSVFGIDVPLRTLFEAETAAELAAAVQAKGGVVSGTASAVPAAPQIPRRPEGAVPLTFAQERIWVMEQLEPGGAAYNIPLAVEMHGQLDLTILTRCINEVIARHETLRTTFKAAGGQPVVEFSAELKIEVGLEDLTGVGVAERSAAENSCAFDLARQPFDLSNGPLLRATAIRTAADRHVLVLIIHHIIADGWSLGVLIREIAALYEAFSQGQPSPLAELAIQYSDFAHWQKTPEQQAALDEHLVYWKEQLSGSIEPLALPTDRPRPANQTFTGATESFTISGEVTSALQTLSAQEGATLFMTLLAAYKALLARYTGQTDILIGSPVAGRSRREVEDLIGVFINTLVLRSQAEADTTFRAFLQNVRQTTLDAMAHSELPFEKLVEELQPERNTAYSPLFQAMFNMLNQPLTLTMPGLTLDSKELNAGTAKFDITLTMRETDSGLYGEWEYNTDLFEAATINRMIEHFQTLLAAIAAHPEQTLATLPLLSAAEQQIMLLDWNNTGAAADEAVCIHRLFEQQVERTPDATALVFEGRELTFRDLNNRANHVARELQALGVGPDDLVGIYMERSPEMMTALLAVHKAGGGYLPLDPSYPQDRLAFMIEDAAPKVLLTQAALAGQLPPHAAQVLQVTAKTPEGELPNPASAAEPEHLAYIIYTSGSTGKPKGVMVEHRHAYRFFLGMDGAVGCGAGDAMLAVTSIGFDISVLELFWTLTRGAKVVLMTEQEVIEAGVSFSDYSLKKQLVRHRATMLQCTPSLMGMITATPEGISALHGLHKILLGGEAMPLALARLLKTETDARLFNMYGPTEATVWATVYEVTAPEALTTIPLGRPITGYTLYILNEQLQPAPVGVGGELHIGGAGVTRGYLGRPELTAERFIPNPYGDGLLYKTGDLAAYLPDGSVKFLGRLDHQVKVRGYRIELGEIETRLAEHATIREAVVIARDNNLIAYVVTEDGLEPQSADLRALLRETLPDYMVPSAFVHLEAMPLTPNGKVDRKALPAVDGVGLSAEQAYVPPSTPLEFALTTIWSEVLRADKIGVQDDFFAHGGHSLLATQLVSRIISDLGLTITLRDVFNNPTLRDMARLLQNRTEGTTAELAPVLPGSRERERDASYSQQRLWFLEQLEPDNVAHNVPEILRIQGKLDLEIVERSLQAMFRRHDSLRTNFIDRDGQAMQVVEPADTFKFALNVIDLTHLPYEARDAEAQRIAEEVTNTPFDLSQDLLLHLKLVKISDEEYVAAPVFHHIITDAWSMGVFFTEMQAHFEAFTAGQEPDLPEPVLQFSDYAVWHRDWLEGESLQAQLAFWQERLKGDLPVLQLPSDRPRPQERTHEGSHHSLHLSVELTQKLHQLCKQEGTTMYMTLLTAYKTLLHLYSGQTDILVGSPIANRQKKELEGLIGFFVNTLVMRTELSPELTFRELLQRVRNLALDAYANQDVPFEKLVEKLAPKRSLSHSPIFQTMFTLQNPHRGGAQSLQMPGMSAEAAGLKLTRLGVEKKAAQFDIQLLMADGADGLRAEFEYATDLFDEATIARMAEHFERLLQHIVDAPDAKLTHLHPFTDGEAERLFAKRSIHLPQAEQRQPAAKPAFLAPRTPLEAELADIFKAVFSFEKIGVHDDFFELGGHSLLATRAVARINQQFDVRLPLRALFEAPTIAELAALIEAGGSASQAPELTPILPVPRDSHLPLSFAQERLWFLDQLQPGTALYNIPVALRLQGTLDEDALLQSFQAVIHRHESLRTTFHNAAGQPKQVIAETLPLSMPVLSVANEAEARLLAKAEAEQPFDLLHGPLLRVKLLRITEDDHLLVVTMHHIITDEWSMGILIDEMAACYRDYAAGNTPFPMELPVQYADYAAWQRERLQGEYMQQELGYWKQQLGGQRAVLQLPTDYPRPAVLTNEGASISFSLSEELTEQLNLLSRQEGATLYMTLLSAFNTLLYRYTGQEDIFVGSPISVRGREEVEPLIGFFVNTLVLRTDLSGMPSFRSLLARVRQTALDAYAHQEVPFEKLVEELQPERSMNVSPLFQVLFTLQNTPRGTLEAQGLRLTPEPLDSQTAKFELSLTMIETADGLTAMLEYNTDLFAADTIERMAGHFETLLQDIAARPDATLVDLQLLTVAEEQQLLHEWTEIQAPPSELKCFHQLFAEQAARTPDAEAVITATERLTYRELDERANRLAHYLQKQGVAPESLVALCLERTTWMITAVLAVLKAGGAYVPIDPTYPPDRIATMLGVCTPPLLLTDQDTVWETEARVLQLADLTAALEAEPAHCPPSSVQPHNLAYIIFTSGTTGVPKGVMIQHDTLHTVSESWSGQYGMDAYSPRSLQVSSMSFDVFVCDMILSLLTGGALVICPNETRLDLDGLYRLMQEEKVELLNATPGLVVPLLEHIWQHHLPLGDLKLVLVGSDAFAAADYVTLLERFGDRVRIANCYGITETTIDSSNFEATHGEYDPRWSGIVPIGRPIGNTRMYVLDRNGKPQPIGIAGELYIGGSGVGRGYYNRPDATEERFVPSPFVPGERLYRTGDMARWLPGRIVQYLGRLDHQVKLRGFRIELSEIEAVLNEHPSVARSVVSVWENDLAAYYIGDEVPVAELRNALKERLPIHMVPSFYMRLDELPFSPNGKVDRKALPMPERGQREAEYVAPSTPTEEHLMQIWSELLMLDKISVHDNFFHIGGHSLLATQLVSRVQTEFEVQLHLRDLFEKTTIAELAQAVDAAEKIVAEEMIIKRRERTRRK